A genomic region of Phragmites australis chromosome 2, lpPhrAust1.1, whole genome shotgun sequence contains the following coding sequences:
- the LOC133907585 gene encoding uncharacterized protein LOC133907585 yields the protein MNSSDSEEMMMFSSDSSDEEDELLVLIAIEEEEAGAVRRSRQRGSMPGHAVIDRQHREGAARLYNDYFADNPVYGDVLFRRRFRMSRRLFLHIAAAVEEHDTWFRQRRDATGKLGLSPLQKMTAAIRLIDGTAPPVSYSINGNRYDMGYYLGDGIYPEWATIVKAISAPRGNKSIHFSAMQAALRKDVERAFGVLQARFAIVRGPARVWDQSTLHNIMTVCVIMHNMIIEDERGTASPVQVFDFMGEPTQVHRSGDEGVLHYVETTQAIRNRAVHCQLRADLVEHLWSIHGAQ from the exons ATGAACTCCTCAGATtcggaggaaatgatgatgttcTCCTCAGATTCGAGTGACGAAGAGGACGAGCTGCTTGTGCTTATTGccatcgaggaggaagaagcaggaGCTGTGCGTCGTAGCAGGCAGCGTGGGTCGATGCCCGGCCATGCGGTTATAGACCGGCAACACCGCGAAGGTGCTGCTAGGCTGTACAACGACTACTTCGCCGACAACCCTGTGTACGGCGATGTCCTGTTTCGTCGGAG GTTTCGTATGTCGCGGCGGTTGTTCTTGCATATTGCGGCCGCTGTGGAGGAGCATGACACCTGGTTCAGGCAGAGAAGGGATGCAACGGGGAAGCTCGGCCTTAGCCCCTTGCAAAAAATGACAGCGGCCATACG GCTTATCGATGGGACTGCCCCACCTGTGTCGTACAGCATAAATGGTAACAGGTACGACATGGGATACTACCTCGGTGATGGCATATACCCCGAATGGGCGACCATAGTGAAGGCAATCTCTGCTCCACGAGGCAACAAGAGCATCCATTTCTCCGCGATGCAAGCTGCTCTCCGCAAGGATGTCGAACGTGCATTTGGTGTGTTGCAAGCTAGGTTTGCTATTGTTCGCGGACCGGCTAGAGTATGGGATCAGTCTACATTGCACAATATCATGACCGTCTGCGTTattatgcacaacatgataattgagGACGAGCGCGGTACCGCTTCCCCGGTGCAGGTGTTCGACTTCATGGGGGAACCAACTCAAGTCCATCGAAGTGGTGACGAAGGTGTCCTGCATTATGTTGAAACAACTCAAGCTATCCGCAACCGTGCAGTGCACTGCCAATTGCGTGCTGACCTTGTGGAGCACCTTTGGAGTATTCATGGAGCACAGTAG
- the LOC133907594 gene encoding vegetative cell wall protein gp1-like translates to MDWYGHSLSYPCATSSRTDCPSLRRPPCPGRPPPPCISHLPLHRLASPSPPPRPCATSPRRPVTPTTPHLASTVARPCPTPATRPRPAVPAPPVGPAVPAPPVGPAARSRRPCPASLPHCPAARHGPSCRNRARADPARYCASRTVPWAGTAQSVTVSAPIGPYRIRAVPSQASTTSPFGYF, encoded by the coding sequence ATGGATTGGTACGGGCACAGCCTATCCTACCCCTGCGCCACCTCGTCCCGCACCGACTGTCCGTCCCTGCGTCGCCCGCCCTGCCCCGGCCGCCCGCCCCCGCCCTGCATCAGCCACCTGCCCCTGCATCGCCTCGCatcgccgtccccccccccccgcccctgCGCCACCTCACCGCGCCGCCCGGTCACCCCGACAACTCCCCACCTCGCCTCGACCGTCGCCCGCCCGTGCCCCACCCCGGCCACCCGCCCTCGCCCCGCCGTCCCCGCCCCGCCCGTCGGCCCCGCCGTCCCCGCCCCGCCCGTCGGCCCCGCCGCCCGGTCGCGCCGCCCCTGCCCTGCCTCTCTGCCCCACTGCCCAGCGGCCCGGcacggcccgtcgtgccgcaaCCGTGCCCGGGCTGACCCGGCACGATACTGTGCTTCACGGACCGTACCGTGGGCCGGCACAGCACAGTCTGTTACAGTATCTGCGCCTATCGGGCCGTATCGTATCCGGGCCGTGCCGAGCCAGGCTAGCACGACTAGCCCATTTGGCTATTTCTGA
- the LOC133910143 gene encoding phenylacetaldehyde reductase-like → MEAAGDGAGAHRGLVCVTGGSGFIGSWLVRLLLDRGYAVHATVKNLQDEGETKHLQALDGAGTRLRLFQMDLLDPASIRPAVEGARGVFHLASPVILRTEDPEKELLEPALKGTLDVLRAAKDCGVGRVVLMSSKAAILPNPNWPAGKITEDDCWADVELLKKLQLWYNVSKTLAEKAAWEFAVEEGLQLVVLNPGMVLGPFFTPSVNASINVLLQLLGGQRLELDFYAGCVDVRDVALSLIVLYENPSAQGRHLCLESMEPWVDFTNKIADLFSEFPVHRIKEDKHGWVVRAKDHSGSKKLIDLGVLFTPFETTIRDTVDCFRSKDLI, encoded by the exons ATGGAGGCGGCCGGGGACGGCGCCGGTGCCCATCGCGGCCTCGTCTGCGTGACGGGCGGCAGCGGATTCATCGGCTCCTGGCtcgtccgcctcctcctcgaccgCGGCTACGCCGTCCACGCCACCGTCAAGAACCTCC AGGATGAGGGCGAGACGAAGCACCTGCAGGCCCTGGATGGCGCCGGCACGCGGCTCCGGCTGTTCCAGATGGACCTCCTCGACCCTGCCTCCATACGGCCCGCGGTCGAGGGCGCCCGCGGCGTCTTCCACCTGGCGTCCCCTGTGATACTGCGGACAGAAGATCCCGAG AAGGAGCTGCTGGAACCTGCGCTGAAGGGCACACTCGACGTCCTCCGTGCCGCAAAAGACTGTGGTGTCGGCCGTGTTGTTCTGATGTCGTCAAAGGCGGCCATACTGCCGAATCCTAACTGGCCTGCGGGTAAGATCACAGAGGATGACTGCTGGGCCGACGTTGAGCTCCTCAAGAAACTTCAG CTCTGGTACAACGTCTCTAAAACACTGGCAGAGAAGGCTGCATGGGAATTCGCCGTAGAGGAGGGGCTGCAGCTGGTTGTTCTCAATCCAGGGATGGTGCTGGGACCATTTTTTACACCATCAGTTAACGCCAGTATCAATGTGCTGCTGCAGCTTCTGGGAG GCCAGAGGCTGGAGTTGGACTTCTACGCGGGGTGCGTTGATGTCAGAGATGTGGCGCTGTCACTGATAGTGTTGTATGAGAACCCATCTGCACAGGGACGCCACCTATGTCTGGAGTCTATGGAACCCTGGGTTGACTTCACCAATAAAATTGCTGATCTTTTCTCTGAATTTCCAGTTCACAG AATCAAGGAGGACAAACATGGCTGGGTGGTCAGGGCAAAGGACCACTCCGGCTCCAAGAAGTTGATCGATTTGGGTGTTCTTTTCACTCCATTTGAGACCACCATCAGGGATACTGTGGATTGCTTTAGAAGCAAAGACCTCATCTAG